GGTTGAATCTTGTCCTGCCAGCAGAATCTAATGGCCACGTACTGATGCTGTCTCCGTGGACCACGGATTGCAGGCTGGCCCCCAAGGTGGTGACAATGGTGGAGCAGGACCTCAGCCACTCAGGCTCCTTCCTGGCGCGCTTCGTGGAGGCCATCCACTACTACTCGGCGCTGTTCGACTCGCTCGACGCGAGCTACGGCGAGGACAGCCCGGAGCGGCACGTCGTGGAGCAGCAGCTCCTGTCGAGGGAGATCTGCAACGTGCTCGCCGTGGGCGGGCCGGCGCGCACCGGCGACGTCAAGTTCGGGAGCTGGCGCGAGAAGCTCGCACAGTCGGGGttccgctcggcgtcgctcgccGGCAGCGCTGCGGCGCAGGCGTCGCTTCTGCTTGGCATGTTCCCCTCCGACGGGTACACGCTCGTCGAGGAGAATGGTGCTCTGAAGCTCGGGTGGAAGGATCTTTGCCTGCTCACTGCATCTGCTTGGCGCCCTATTCAGACCCCATGCCGTTAAATTTGAGAGCAAATTTACAGAGCTAAAGCATTACTGTTACTACTAGATCTTACTTGGGGTTCTTGCCCAGATCTTTTGCCTGTTTAGCTAGCTGCTCAATTTAATCAGTTCCGAGATTAGGAAAATGAAAACATTTCTGATCACTAATTGCTAGATCTCTTCACAGTGATAGTTACTGATGTAAGCTTAGTTTCGTGGTAGATTTTGTTCACCTGTCAATCGGTTATCTTCACCAATCTTTCCAATCAGCCGTAGTTTTCATCTTCTTTTGCTAATTAATCTCTGTTGATTTATTATATATGGAGCCATTGATCACAAATTACATTATAGGGTGCTCTCTTCGTCAGTTCGTTTTAAGTTCTTCCTGAGAAGGTGGATGAGCTTTTAGGAAAGTCttattattatttttctccAGAAATTAGGAGGAGCTGGGGGATCCATCATCAGTTCAATACCAAAGCCACTGATTTattatttttcttctttttggggaaGTAACCATTAAAGATTTTTAACCTAAAATTTGTGGCTAGATAAATGGCATCCTAAATCAATGTTTAAAACTAGTGCAGTGCGCAAATTGTTCCTGCTTATTCTCACCTTGTTGTTTACTACTCATTTGTGTGTTGATAATACTGTTCATGTGTGTCTTGCATGAGGCATAGTTATCTTTAGTGGACTCCACCCTTTTTTTGTGTGGATATGCATTGTTTACTTTTAACATCGTATTCACCTTTTCCTCCATGAGGTCATCAGGTTGTCAATTCTTGCTTCCTGAACATCTTAACCAATTAGCCTTGGCATGATGAGCTTGCATCCTTATTATTTTTTCCCCAGTGACATTCCACAAGTGAGAATATGGCGTATTTTGTTAGTTCACCATCCCCATCAAGCAATCACACTTCACTAGTTGTTTGCTAGTACTACTGTaccagtttttttttttttgctcttctTGGCTTAGCTCACTGAGAACTGCCTTTCCGTGCATTGTTCTGTTTAGTTTACAGATGATGTTGAGATCAGTGGTGGTGCAAGAAGGAATTGTTGTTAGTACTACGATCTGGCTTAGCTTGCTTCCTAGTCACATGTCCAAAATGGGTTACGAGCCAATCTTGTAGGAAAACATGACACTCAAGGCTTCATCAAAGCACTTTGCAGCCACAGTGGGGCAGTCATGCCATTTGCAGGATTGGCGTCTGATAACAACATGCCGCTTGCTCATTATGGAGTGGACATGAGGGAGGTTGAGGAATGAGGGAGGCAAGTAAAGCATTcctagaagagtagagagagaaATGAAATAGCTGCCATGATTGGGAGATGGCTCGGGTCCTCTCTCCTAGTCCTACAAAGCTTTTGTGCTGTGCCGTCCCTATCTTTTCCTGTCCGGGGGCCCCACCATTTCTTCTTCCGAATGACCAGTCCTTTTCTCACTCCGCAGCAGAAGCAGAAGCCGTGCCCTGTTGTCTCTTGCTCTCGTGTGTAGTTGGAGGTACTGCAGCTGGCACGAGGTCAGCAGCATGGGAAAGACACTGATTTCTCTAACCCTTTGTTGCTCAGCTCAGGTCAGGCTTTGGACTTGCAGAAAAAGCAGTGAATGGTTTTGGGTGGAGTGATGATGATAGTCGGGCGTGGTTGTTGGACTTGCCAAACCCATTTGGGGAAGAGTTGCCACAACGCAGTGGTTCGGTTTGATAGTTGCGTCGGAAGTTACCATGTGCTGCTTTTGGCAGATTCAGGAGAAGAGCTCCATTCACAAACATCTGATAAAGAGTCACTTGGTATGTTTTTCATTTTACTTTCCAATATTCCATTTTTTTTAATGTTGGATATGCTAGATAGGATTGTGAAGCCATGGCCATGGACCATGGTCATAGTGAGAAAAGAGAGATGAAATTTGTGGGTGTGCAAGAAAAGAGATGAAATTTGGAGGAGCACCCTGTTGAGCTCTGGTCCTCCTGCAAATCTGGACTGGGAGAGAGAAGCAGCAGCAAAAGAAGAGTCAGCTGGCCTGCTGCCGTGAAGGTGGAAGGgttaattagaattaatataaaaataaaatttgtagttaataattataattatctatcttaCGTACTCTTtaatctattaaatattctaacacatacttaaaaatatatatttattattaTCTAGTcgtaatatattttattttgtaTCACACCTCCCTatgtgtttgatatatatttaattgaaccatttATTCGTGAATTGGTATTCTTATCCCTTCCATCATGTATGAATACATGGTAACACATATCGcgggtagtatttttatataaacaataaCATAGATAATATATTAAAAATGATAGAAATAGTAGTTTAGCATATTATATTGGTGTACTTTAGTATCTATATATTATTTATAAAACTAGCAATGATTTCTTGGTCCGTCAATCCGAATTCTAACCGAAATCCGGATAAATAATTCGAAATCTTAATTGGAACCTGAACAAATAAATCAAATTATAATCCATCGGTGTTGCATCTACCTACTCATCACGGTTGGTGTCACGATGGAGACGTACTCCGTCCATCAAGACTCAGATCTCACAATGGATGTGGACACCCAAAGTTTCTTTCTTTATTATCGTGATGATGCAACCCAAAACCATCAATCGCCTATTAAATTCATGATGATGACAGGGAAGAGCGTAGGGaataaaaaaagagaaaatcaaaagagaaaaaaaaaacaagacaAGGAAGAGCGTCGCCATGCCATCCCGTTCCGGCCCACGAGCCCACACACCAGACTACAGACTAGCAAGAAAGAAGCCGAGGCGGCTTCCGAGGAAGCAAGCACCGCCCGCTGCCGGCTCttctcctccaccaccaccgcacCATGTCCTTGTGGCGCGCTGCCGCctcccgcctcctcctccgccgccgctccccgtccccgcccaccgccgcctcgTCCTACGCTCTCCTCCTCCACGCGCGCCCCTTCTCCCCGCGCCCGGCCCAGGCGGAGGTCACCCCCGCCGAGGCGCGGCGGCTCGTgcgcctcgtcgccgtcgaggcGCTCAAGCGCCGCCTGCGGGACAGCCGGGGCGAGGTCGTGGGCTACGGCGAGCTCCTCGACGCCTGCGTGGAGGCCGGCGCGGCACGCACCCACGCCGATGCTGAGGCGCTCGCGCGGGCCATGGATGACGCTGGCGTCGTCCTGCTCTTCAGGGACAAGGCCTACCTCCAACCCGAGAAGGTCACATTTCTCCTAACCCATTTCGTCGTTCAGTTTCTACTTCCTTTTCAATCACCTGCATCTCGTGACCGTTTTATTCTGGATTCCGATTCGGATACGTCCCTTTTACCGGCCTACTGCTTTGGATTTGGGTTTACATCCTTGCTAACCGGCTAAAAATGGAACTTAATTCCTCTTTCATCATAACAAAACCCCCATCAAATTCCAATATTCCTATATTATTCGAGATGATCTAGTCATAGTGCATTTCTTAGTCCTGCTTGCGACATGTAAGAAGGTACTGTTTGTCAAATGGGGTTCTAGCATCAATTACCAGAAGACTGAGTAAAGAAGTGGCACACGTCAAGATCAACATTGAATTCTCGGCAATGCGTGTGTGCAGTTAGCTGAACTACCATAGGATCAACATTTACATGTAACTACAGTAATGTGAAGATTCAATGTAGGATGGTTATACGTTCAATTGTGTAGGCTCCAGTCCTCCTCAACCGTTGTTTGTTCCTCACCTAACCTGGTCAGAACAAAGACCAAATAATGCTCTTTGGAGGAAAAGTGGAATCTTGTTATTGTCGTCCACCACACTTAAGGCATCTAAGCATCCACCTGAGATAAAGGTGTTGCTTTATTCTTTGAGTGTAGACACCACATCAATGAAGGCTAAAATTTTATCCAACAAGGATTGCATCACCAGTGTGAGTTTCCTGTTGCTTTCAGCTGGCGGCCTGTAATAAAGCAACAACCTCGCTATCCTTGGCAGTGAAAATAATGTATATCAGCCTATTTAGGAAGAGTCAATGGTTTTCCTTACTTAATGTGTCAAGACGGGCAGAAGGAGTCATGGTGTAATTTTCTGACTGAAGCTTGTATTGTTTGGTTATTGACCTTTTTAGGTGGTGGACCTGGTTAGAAGAGCTGTGCCACTCGCGCTCGAACCTGAGAATGACCCGAGAAAAGAGGAGTTCAAGCAGCTCCAGGAAAAGAAGGAAGAGATCGACAAGCTAGCGCACAAGCAAGTGCGGCGTATCCTGTGGTCTGGCTTAGGGTTCTTCATGTGCCAAGTCGGGCTCTTTTTCCGTCTCACGTTCTGGGAATTCTCATGGGATGTGATGGAACCGATCGCCTTCTTCACCACTGCTTCCGGCCTGCTTGTTGGCTACGCCTATTTCCTCATCACCTCAAGAGACCCGACGTATCAGGACTTTATGGAGAGACTGTTTTTGTCGAGGCAGAGAAAGCTTTGCGCTGCACAGAAGTTTGATATGGAGAGGTACCTGGAGTTGCAGAAGCACTGTAGGTGTCCTCTGGAAGTCCATCACTCTCATGGTCCCAAGCTTCATGGCTTGTGACACCAAAGGAACTAAAGTTTCTCCTCTGTTACCTGATGCTTCGTTGTGTATTCTCTAGGTTGTAGAACAGACACTATTTACATACCCGTCATCTGAGACTATAGTTCGAGATAGCAATGTGGTCCTGATAGAATGCCTGGATCATATAAGAGTTACCCTTTAGCTGCATATCAAGGGTGAATGATGAACCAAACTGAATGTTCAGACCTTGAAAATATATCCTGTATATTTTCACAGAATGTTTTGAGGACCCTAACGTTCTGAGCTGTGCCGCTATATGTTCCAGGCATAGCTACCAAGAAAATAAGATGGCAGTTATGCAAATATCAAATACTACTGTTTCCTTTTTCGTTTGCTGTGCTTGGTTGCAGGCCCTAAACAACCATCTGAATTCTCATTCCTTCACTCACATTTTGTAATAATGGCTGGATATATTGCACTGTGATGTAGAGGCAGGAATATTGATTTATTCCTTTATCTAAAAAAGAGAAGCAAATGAGATTTGTACAATAAAAAGGTCCTAAATAAAAAAAACGAATGCCATTTGGTGGAACAAATAACCGTCCCTTATGCTGTCAATGGGATATCAGCATCCCACAATAACAATAGCAAGCCTTATGACAAAGAATTACAAGCGACTGCTCGCTAATTCAAGCAACATTTGCTGTTCCCTGTACATGATGTGCCGCAGTCAGCATTTGCCTTAGTATTGCTCTTGTACAATGAGCAAAAGAATAACATTAAATATTTTATACAAAATATCAGCAGCAAGGGAACTGCAATTTTGCAACTCCAAGCAGCAAATGAAAAGGCCATCCAACCGTGCACAAACCGGTGAAAGAATCGACGCATCTTGGTACTTCTGCAATGTAACTCAAAGGTTTCACGCTGGTGTCCTCCTGAAATCTTAGACGCTTACAGTTGCAAGTTTTCGCAGAAGGCATTTCGGTTTATTCTCCTTTTGGAATTTGGGCATTGTCTCCACAGGGTTGTATTCGGGCCATCTCCAGGTCTGGAGTGTTTTTCTGTTCATCATAACCTTGTGGTTTAAGCAAGTCCATGAGGTCAGAGGTTCAAATGCCCAAAAATGTTAAGGTTGGTGCATTTCATGTGATTCTTAATTAGTGAATGTTGCATTCCGTCATGAACATCTCTCCTGTAGTCATGTACTTCCTCCAGTAGCTTTTGTAATCGTGTATCCCCAAATCAAGCCAAGGTTTCATGACACCATTGTAGTGTAGAGTAGCAGCCTTTTCTATATGGTCTCGACTAATTCCATAATCATGTCCAAGGCCTGACTGAACCCATGAGTCCTCCAAAGGGTATATCAAATCTTGAAAGGCAAGCATACTAACAGGGAGTGCATTCAGTCTCTTTGATGTCAGGCTCTCCTTTTGCAACTGTAAGAAAAGCATAGGCAGTGCATCAGAAGATACATTGTAGGTCATGAAAAAGGGTAATTCCCTCTATGCCCCTGAGATTTCATAGTTCCATTCAGGTCCAAATGTCACTGAAACATCAGTGGCATATATGAGAACATCAAATTTTTCAGCGGCATACGAGGAATTTATCTGGAAAAAGTAAGACAGAACTAGAGCTACTACATGAAAACCAAACAAAATTTTCTTAAGACAAGCATTGATAATTTAATGTGAATCCTTTGGATAGGACTAAGGGGAATGGTGAGTTCTACTGACCTTTTGGAGTGATTGATCATACAAACTGGTGACACGGAGGTCCCTCCATTTTTCCAATTCAATGACATTCAGACCAGACAACCACACACATGCATCGGAGTTGAAACTATGTTCGGAAATATAAGCTCTTAACTGTCCTAATTTAACTCCACAAAACTGGACAGCACCAATCACTTTACCATCCATATTGAGGTTCCACAGAGATGACAAGTCTTTCTGGACAATCAAATCATCATCCAGAACAACTACTCTATTCAAACTCGGAAGAAGGTCAGGCAACAGGAAATGTGAATGGCCAAAAACAGATATGTACTCAGTTTTCATCTGCCTCAGGGAAGGTTCAGAATAATTACGAATTGTGACACGGAATTCCTCCGAAGGCAATAATTTTTGCATCTCTGCATGCTTTGGGAGCTCCAGATGATCCTCAATGTTAGTTACATGAACAGTAGCCTCCAAGTATGAATTTCTCTCAAACCAATGCTTCATCGCATAAAAATTTTGCGCATCAGTGAACAAATGGAAAACAATGCTGCCAGAATCCTGAAATGTGTTATATTACATAAGTTAGCAATCAGATGGATATCTCAACACGTTTTCAGTTTTTTTTCCAAAATAACAGTATACCTGGCAATTTAAAACTGTTGAATTAATAGTGGTTGAAACTGCAAGTATGCTTCTGGAAAATATTACATAGTGCTGGAAGGCAGGACTTTCAAGCTTCTGCCTATTTAGTTGGTCAGTGCGAATTGATCTAGATTTGAAATATTCTAATGTCAATCTCATGTTCAAGCAATGATGAGTTTTCGGCATAGTCTGGACACCAAGATGATATAGAATTGCACTCTGTCTTGTATGGAAATAAGCTTCATCTTCAGTTATATCAAGTAGCTGCCTAAGTTTCCGTTCAACATTAGAGCATCCTACTTCACAAGACTTGGCTCTCTCAATTGTGTGCTCCATTTTCTCTAGCTTCTTTGCAAAACTGAAAAGATCAAGCAGGCATTACCTTCAGAAACAATTCAAGGACagaataaataaaaataaattgcaatgcaatattttataaaattaagtCACATGCATCATAATGGTCTATGCTACATTCTTCATAGCTTGAAGAAAATCAGATGTCAATTGAAATAAGAAACCAAGCCATGTAAATGAATTCCTATAGCAATGTAGGCAAAAaaatttattaaaaaaaaaGATCATATAAGATTTAAAATATAAGATGAGACTAACACTGGTGGCAGATCGGCATCTGTGATGGTGTCACTCAGCATGCGTTCATGTTCTTGAATGCTTTGCTTCAGTTCACGAGTAAATCTTCCGTGCTGCTTTATTTTTGCAATACTAGGATAATGAGCTCTTGCAATAAAAAGTTGATCTTTAAGCCTCTTCACAATAGCATCTTTCATAACTTCCCTATGCTCAGTAGACCAGAGGCAGTAACTTCCATATTCATGTTCACAGGACTTCGGATTCCCCTCATGCACTGTCTCTTGGCCATGGTTCTCTTTCCTGTTAACAACAGTATCCTGTTGCAAAACAATTTCAGATTCCTATGGTACAAAACTAAAGCAGTTATGAAGGATCCCTAGTAAAAAAATGCCTGGCCTTAATTTAAAGCAGTTATCACAGGACTACAGAGTCACATCCTGCACCAAGAACTACAAAGCTGTAGTGACAACATTTGAACTAACTAGTCTTGAACTATAGATGAATAAATATATGCTTACCTCTAATTGATATACATTATAAAACATTGTATGTAAAACCAATTTCACAACTAAGGAATAGCTGATCAATATGGCCTTAAATGTTGAGTGGTAGTAGGCTTGACGTAAAAGCCGCATACCATGAACTGAGCTCACTTTTTTTTTTGCGTGTGCAAAGCCGTTGAGTCTACTCCACTATTATTCAAATCCAAAAAATGCAGAGTTGCAGACTACTTTAATACTAAAAAATGCAGGTAAATAAAGAGATTGTTTGTTACCTTCAATCTCCCGGACATGTCCTTCCTTTGATATCTTTTCAGCATATGAGGTCCTGAAACACCACTGGATACAGTAAGATGGATACTGGTATTGTGTTTTTCAAGCAAAACTACGAGCAATGAT
Above is a genomic segment from Panicum hallii strain FIL2 chromosome 8, PHallii_v3.1, whole genome shotgun sequence containing:
- the LOC112902656 gene encoding calcium uniporter protein 6, mitochondrial-like produces the protein MSLWRAAASRLLLRRRSPSPPTAASSYALLLHARPFSPRPAQAEVTPAEARRLVRLVAVEALKRRLRDSRGEVVGYGELLDACVEAGAARTHADAEALARAMDDAGVVLLFRDKAYLQPEKVVDLVRRAVPLALEPENDPRKEEFKQLQEKKEEIDKLAHKQVRRILWSGLGFFMCQVGLFFRLTFWEFSWDVMEPIAFFTTASGLLVGYAYFLITSRDPTYQDFMERLFLSRQRKLCAAQKFDMERYLELQKHCRCPLEVHHSHGPKLHGL
- the LOC112902842 gene encoding probable galacturonosyltransferase 7, producing the protein MKGHQHQQHSSPLLLPPNKRRCSGLAAAVPALVVCSILLPLVFLLGLHRPGYGSEERAAVVISTKLAGVGARNKQHLENGGAMKHKLLKDVSKKKTSGSNGIPVEKSTRSKSKAKLKGTFSLVELNNDTFVSKGPHMLKRYQRKDMSGRLKDTVVNRKENHGQETVHEGNPKSCEHEYGSYCLWSTEHREVMKDAIVKRLKDQLFIARAHYPSIAKIKQHGRFTRELKQSIQEHERMLSDTITDADLPPVFAKKLEKMEHTIERAKSCEVGCSNVERKLRQLLDITEDEAYFHTRQSAILYHLGVQTMPKTHHCLNMRLTLEYFKSRSIRTDQLNRQKLESPAFQHYVIFSRSILAVSTTINSTVLNCQDSGSIVFHLFTDAQNFYAMKHWFERNSYLEATVHVTNIEDHLELPKHAEMQKLLPSEEFRVTIRNYSEPSLRQMKTEYISVFGHSHFLLPDLLPSLNRVVVLDDDLIVQKDLSSLWNLNMDGKVIGAVQFCGVKLGQLRAYISEHSFNSDACVWLSGLNVIELEKWRDLRVTSLYDQSLQKLQKESLTSKRLNALPVSMLAFQDLIYPLEDSWVQSGLGHDYGISRDHIEKAATLHYNGVMKPWLDLGIHDYKSYWRKYMTTGEMFMTECNIH